The Chloroflexus aggregans DSM 9485 genome segment AACGTGCCGGCGGTCACCACTGACAATCAAATCAATATCAAGATCTTCAGTCTCGATGGTGGTCTCATCGATCTGCGCCGGACGGGCAAGATTGCAATACCAACCGCGCGTTGGGCCGGCGGGCTGTTGCACGCGAAAGATGTTGTACCACCGATCGCGGTAGAACGTCTCGATCATTATATCGCCGGGTTCAATCCGAAACAATCCTAGATCGACTACTCCTGATTGCCACGTTGCCTGTACCGTCACACTTTGCGCATCGCGGGCAATAACGATAGCCGGATAGCGAATGATCTGAGCTTTGCTTGGTTTGAGCAATCGCACTTCGATCATCGAATCACACCTGCCCGCCGTAACTGCCCGAAGACAAAATCCTCGATCGGTTCGGCAGTATTGACCGGGACATAGTGCATTCCACGTCCGTTGCAAAATGCTTCAATCTCACGCTGCCATGCACGCAATGATTCGCGGTAACGTTCGAGAATATCGAGATCGGCGCTAATTTCGACTGCTGGGCCACCCTCGCTATCGAGCAAACGAATATCACCTTCAATTGGCGGATCGATCTCTTGCGGAGCGAGAATATGCATCACCGTAATCTCAAATGGGCGCGAGGTCAGCGTGCGGAGGGCATCACGCCATCCCGGATCGAAGAGATCAGAACAGAGCAAAAGCGGGCCGGCGCTACGCGCCGTCTGCACATAATGACGACAGAACTGGGTCAGATTCGCACTGCTACCGGCTGTGAGCCGCTGCAAGAAGTCAAATAACGTTACAGCGCTCCGTTTCCCACGGATACCACTAA includes the following:
- a CDS encoding DUF58 domain-containing protein; the protein is MMAEPLLTAAFLRKLDRLALQTRRAMAGDLQGERRSPKRGSSVEFADFRPYTSGDDIRQIDWNLYARAERFYLKLFVAEEELNVHLLVDTSRSMAWGEPEKLHYARQIAAAFGYIALTNLDRVTVTAFGGRPAAISGIRGKRSAVTLFDFLQRLTAGSSANLTQFCRHYVQTARSAGPLLLCSDLFDPGWRDALRTLTSRPFEITVMHILAPQEIDPPIEGDIRLLDSEGGPAVEISADLDILERYRESLRAWQREIEAFCNGRGMHYVPVNTAEPIEDFVFGQLRRAGVIR
- a CDS encoding DUF402 domain-containing protein → MIEVRLLKPSKAQIIRYPAIVIARDAQSVTVQATWQSGVVDLGLFRIEPGDIMIETFYRDRWYNIFRVQQPAGPTRGWYCNLARPAQIDETTIETEDLDIDLIVSGDRRHVIVADGDEYAARDLARTEPATDAAVQAAIAELRDLIARGVPPFA